The following proteins come from a genomic window of Sorghum bicolor cultivar BTx623 chromosome 3, Sorghum_bicolor_NCBIv3, whole genome shotgun sequence:
- the LOC8054971 gene encoding GRIP and coiled-coil domain-containing protein 2 isoform X2 has protein sequence MTKKHKIRKSKHLLESKKDVDENVENILRMIGEENEQTENEQDDSENPVKKSKLSSLVKGFHEDYEYLHKHYKQLISKLETVGHSSSGSDSSDSDVEGDRSENNVTTPKVVLNEENGLNHKLDEDHSMEAEIEKLKQSTEEQAKEISDLKQLLGKTIKDKEATRGELSLEVALVETAKREEGDLLSIIQCKENEVKTLSSEKQTIEEERDNLKMSIVDMKKEMEDLRNQLKDTVDKCSIMASELEKSLKAEKEVQTLFEENQNLKNHNLMLSVEHDNLKALHHNLDIECSQLKATIAEAKAENESLATENHSAERKLQQLRLEIDGLKAETTEMMNNLNKERSTAAEEKERLTSENSMYLSELEEAQSNVKDLEKELESTKSVLNSHIAELRKEKNSATSEIERLEASLMNLENDLSQQLDRISDMQKTNENLDLANSNLHNEIVEVQGQKNEAVTSIVNLESMLEQQVQEISNLQEAIKDLKAAKTDLYNEITVLQQEKIVALAQLQESEAQIKNLRSDLELQRNQISVIQQANEEMLDKNSSFHKQLEETRTNLQEEIIALQGEKEEAINSLQQSNDSLNTLELQLEKQREQISVLQLAHEDLQKSNSNLEMQLEGAKVSHHAEILALHDEKNKIISELQQSDGCIKNLRIELEQEKEQTSILHHANEDMKNNISVLEKQLEEVRSSLHAEIAEVRAEKDTSLLELQTSQASVRNLEIVVEKQTENISTLQQANDELQKNIYTLTEQSQQAKAEMQDELKAIQEEKDAVLTQLKQSETSVQNLENEVTRLKEELSIQLENNSTLDKQFEEARSNLHAQISDLGAEKDTALLELQTSQASVRNLEIVVEKQTENISTLQQANDELQKNIYTLTEQSQQAKAEMQDELKAIQEEKDTVLTQLKQSETSVQNLENEVTRLKEELSIQLENNSTLDKQFEEARSNLHAQISDLGAEKDTALLELQTSQASVRNLEIVVEKQTENISTLQQANDELQKNIYTLTEQSQQAKAEMQDELKAIQEEKDTVLTQLKQSETSVQNLENEVTRLKEELSEQLENNSTLDKQFEEARSNLHAQISDLGAEKDTALLELQTSQASVRNLETVVEKQTENISTLQQANDELQKNIYTLTEQSQQAKAEMQDELKAIQEEKDTVLTQLKQSETSVQNLENEVTRLKEELSIQLENNSTLDKQFEEARSNLHAQISDLGAEKDTALLELQTSQASVRNLEIVVEKQTENISTLQQANDELQKNIYTLTEQSQQAKAEMQDELKAIQEEKDTVLTQLKQSETSVQNLENEVTRLKEELSEQLENNSTLDKQFEEARSNLHAQISDLGAEKDTALLELQTSQASVRNLETVVEKQTENISTLQQANDELQQNIYTLTEQSQQAKAEMQDELKAIQEEKDAVLTQLKQSETSVQNLENEVTRLKEELSEQLENNSTLDKQFEEARSNLHVEISDLRAEKDTALLELQTSQASVRNLEIVVEKQTENISTLQQVNDELQKNIYTLTEESQQAEVAMQDELKAIQEEKDAVLTQLKQSETSVQNLENEVTRLKEELSVQLENNSTLNKQLEEAMLKVSNLHENLEKAQAEAACQLDGMSTKTKDLEKTINLLSSEKTKLEKDLKIMIEACTENMSFLAGFEDRVTQKISDHEAGLKVLHQSLRGAVGSCQRLQYAYDEVSTRASHLEILERSQMEQIDQLEQKNTETLEKHRLLEEEKLSANKENIKLQKHVQDLEVQLQLAKQKIKVTEAESKCKEERYAATAEALRAEICHLEQSVQQFSRRISLLEGTLLQIKGHAESGVSKWASKLDELETLFSQNFVLFIDRSSACSDELKALRKKVHDHLKEQKELANVNNELAIRLKEKEMVVSEMAKSAAEAEAKMLQLEKTVDEKEDELAARVQEKREAIKQLSDTIVYHKNYSDDLVRYIRSQSRPRLPFCL, from the exons ATGACGAAGAAACACAAAATTAGAAAGTCCAAGCATCTTTTAGAGAGCAAAAAGG ATGTTGATGAAAATGTGGAAAACATTTTAAGAATGATAGGAGAGGAGAACGAACAGACTGAGAATGAACAAGATGATTCTGAAAATCCCGTCAAGAAATCAAAGTTATCTTCCCTTGTGAAGGGCTTCCATGAGGACTATGAATACCTTCACAAGCACTATAAACAGCTAATTAGCAAACTAGAAACTGTTGGCCACAGTTCTTCAGGTTCAGATTCATCTGATTCAGACGTGGAAGGAGACAGATCAGAAAATAATGTAACTACACCAAAAGTAGTGTTGAATGAAGAAAACGGCCTGAACCATAAGCTTGATGAGGATCATAGCATGGAAGCAGAAATTGAGAAGCTAAAACAAAGTACGGAAGAACAAGCCAAGGAAATATCTGATCTGAAGCAGCTACTAGGAAAAACAATCAAGGATAAAGAAGCCACAAGAGGAGAGTTAAGTTTAGAGGTTG CATTAGTTGAAACTGCaaagagggaggaaggagacttgCTTAGCATCATACAATGTAAGGAGAATGAGGTCAAAACATTGTCTAGTGAGAAGCAAACTATTGAAGAAGAGAGAGATAACCTGAAGATGTCAATTGTAGACATGAAGAAAGAGATGGAAGATCTGAGGAATCAGCTGAAAGATACAGTGGACAAATGCAGCATCATGGCATCAGAACTAGAGAAGTCCCTGAAGGCTGAGAAAGAGGTGCAGACCTTATTTGAAGAAAACCAGAACCTGAAGAACCATAACCTGATgctgtcggtggagcatgataacCTGAAAGCACTTCATCATAACTTAGATATTGAGTGCTCTCAACTGAAAGCAACCATTGCGGAAGCCAAAGCTGAAAATGAATCATTGGCCACAGAAAATCATTCAGCTGAAAGAAAACTCCAGCAACTGAGGCTGGAAATAGATGGCCTGAAGGCTGAGACCACAGAGATGATGAACAATCTGAACAAGGAACGAAGTACTGCAgcagaagaaaaagaaaggcTAACATCAGAAAATTCTATGTACTTGAGTGAGTTAGAGGAGGCACAGTCTAATGTTAAGGATCTAGAAAAGGAACTGGAGTCAACGAAAAGTGTTCTCAATAGTCATATTGCGGAGCTACGGAAGGAGAAGAATTCTGCCACATCAGAGATAGAGCGGCTAGAGGCTTCTTTGATGAATCTTGAGAACGATCTGTCACAGCAACTTGATAGGATTTCAGATATGCAGAAGACTAATGAAAACCTGGATCTGGCAAATTCTAACCTGCATAATGAGATTGTAGAAGTACAAGGACAGAAGAATGAAGCTGTTACTTCTATAGTTAATCTCGAGAGCATGTTAGAACAGCAAGTACAAGAGATTTCAAATCTTCAGGAGGCCATCAAAGACCTCAAAGCAGCAAAGACCGATCTGTATAATGAGATTACAGTACTTCAGCAGGAGAAAATTGTAGCACTGGCTCAGTTACAAGAATCTGAGGCTCAAATCAAGAATCTTCGGAGTGACTTGGAACTGCAGCGCAACCAAATTTCAGTTATCCAGcaagcaaatgaagaaatgCTGGATAAAAATTCTAGCTTTCACAAGCAACTGGAAGAAACTAGGACTAATCTGCAAGAGGAGATCATTGCATTACAAGGAGAGAAGGAAGAGGCCATCAATAGCTTACAGCAGTCAAATGATTCACTCAATACCCTAGAACTCCAGTTAGAGAAGCAAAGAGAACAAATTTCTGTTCTGCAGCTTGCTCATGAGGACTTGCAAAAGAGCAATTCCAACCTAGAGATGCAGTTGGAAGGGGCGAAGGTTAGTCACCATGCTGAAATTTTAGCATTACATGATGAAAAGAACAAGATTATTTCAGAGTTGCAGCAGTCCGATGGTTGTATCAAGAACCTTAGAATTGAGTTGGAGCAAGAAAAAGAGCAAACCTCAATCTTGCATCATGCTAATGAAGATATGAAGAATAACATTTCTGTCTTGGAGAAGCAATTGGAGGAGGTCAGGAGCAGTTTGCATGCTGAAATTGCAGAAGTACGTGCAGAGAAGGACACATCTCTATTGGAGTTACAGACGTCTCAGGCTTCTGTCAGGAATCTTGAGATTGTGGTTGAAAAGCAAACTGAGAACATTTCAACTCTACAACAAGCTAATGATGAGTTACAGAAGAACATCTACACTTTGACTGAGCAATCACAACAAGCCAAGGCAGAGATGCAGGATGAGTTGAAGGCAAtacaagaagagaaggatgcagTGCTAACACAACTGAAGCAGTCAGAGACTTCAGTACAAAATCTTGAGAATGAGGTGACACGACTGAAAGAGGAGCTTTCCATACAGCTAGAAAACAACTCCACCTTGGACAAGCAGTTTGAAGAAGCCAGGAGCAATCTGCATGCTCAAATTTCAGACCTAGGTGCAGAGAAGGACACAGCTCTATTGGAGTTACAGACGTCTCAGGCTTCTGTCAGGAATCTTGAGATTGTGGTTGAAAAGCAAACTGAGAACATTTCTACTCTACAGCAAGCTAATGATGAGCTACAGAAGAACATCTACACTTTGACTGAGCAATCACAACAAGCCAAGGCGGAGATGCAGGATGAGTTGAAGGCAATACAAGAAGAGAAGGATACAGTGCTAACACAACTGAAGCAGTCAGAGACTTCAGTACAAAATCTTGAGAACGAGGTGACACGACTGAAAGAGGAGCTTTCCATACAGCTAGAAAACAACTCCACCTTGGACAAGCAGTTTGAAGAAGCCAGGAGCAATCTGCATGCTCAAATTTCAGACCTAGGTGCAGAGAAGGACACAGCTCTATTGGAGTTACAGACGTCTCAGGCTTCTGTCAGGAATCTTGAGATTGTGGTTGAAAAGCAAACTGAGAACATTTCTACTCTACAGCAAGCTAATGATGAGTTACAGAAGAACATCTACACTTTGACTGAGCAATCACAACAAGCCAAGGCGGAGATGCAGGATGAGTTGAAGGCAATACAAGAAGAGAAGGATACAGTGCTAACACAACTGAAGCAGTCAGAGACTTCAGTACAAAATCTTGAGAATGAGGTGACACGGCTGAAAGAGGAGCTTTCCGAACAGCTAGAAAACAACTCCACCTTGGACAAGCAGTTTGAAGAAGCCAGGAGCAATCTGCATGCTCAAATTTCAGACCTAGGTGCAGAGAAGGACACAGCTCTATTAGAGTTACAGACGTCTCAGGCTTCTGTCAGGAATCTTGAGACTGTGGTTGAAAAGCAAACTGAGAACATTTCTACTCTACAGCAAGCTAATGATGAGCTACAGAAGAACATCTACACTTTGACTGAGCAATCACAACAAGCCAAGGCGGAGATGCAGGATGAGTTGAAGGCAATACAAGAAGAGAAGGATACAGTGCTAACACAACTGAAGCAGTCAGAGACTTCAGTACAAAATCTTGAGAACGAGGTGACACGACTGAAAGAGGAGCTTTCCATACAGCTAGAAAACAACTCCACCTTGGACAAGCAGTTTGAAGAAGCCAGGAGCAATCTGCATGCTCAAATTTCAGACCTAGGTGCAGAGAAGGACACAGCTCTATTGGAGTTACAGACGTCTCAGGCTTCTGTCAGGAATCTTGAGATTGTGGTTGAAAAGCAAACTGAGAACATTTCTACTCTACAGCAAGCTAATGATGAGTTACAGAAGAACATCTACACTTTGACTGAGCAATCACAACAAGCCAAGGCGGAGATGCAGGATGAGTTGAAGGCAATACAAGAAGAGAAGGATACAGTGCTAACACAACTGAAGCAGTCAGAGACTTCAGTACAAAATCTTGAGAATGAGGTGACACGGCTGAAAGAGGAGCTTTCCGAACAGCTAGAAAACAACTCCACCTTGGACAAGCAGTTTGAAGAAGCCAGGAGCAATCTGCATGCTCAAATTTCAGACCTAGGTGCAGAGAAGGACACAGCTCTATTAGAGTTACAGACGTCTCAGGCTTCTGTTAGGAATCTTGAGACTGTGGTTGAAAAGCAAACTGAGAACATTTCAACTCTACAGCAAGCTAATGATGAGTTACAGCAGAACATCTACACTTTGACTGAGCAATCACAACAAGCCAAGGCAGAGATGCAGGATGAGTTGAAGGCAAtacaagaagagaaggatgcagTGCTAACACAACTGAAGCAGTCAGAGACTTCAGTACAAAATCTTGAGAATGAGGTGACACGACTGAAAGAGGAGCTTTCCGAACAGCTAGAAAACAACTCCACCTTAGACAAGCAGTTTGAAGAAGCCAGGAGCAATCTGCATGTTGAAATTTCAGACCTACGTGCAGAGAAGGACACAGCTCTATTAGAGTTACAGACGTCTCAGGCTTCTGTTAGGAATCTTGAGATTGTGGTTGAAAAGCAAACTGAGAACATTTCAACTCTACAGCAAGTTAATGATGAGTTACAGAAGAACATCTACACTTTGACTGAGGAATCACAACAAGCCGAGGTAGCGATGCAGGATGAGTTGAAGGCAAtacaagaagagaaggatgcagTGCTAACACAACTGAAGCAGTCAGAGACTTCAGTACAGAATCTTGAGAATGAGGTGACCCGACTGAAAGAGGAGCTTTCCGTCCAGCTAGAAAACAATTCCACCTTGAACAAGCAGTTGGAAGAGGCAATGTTGAAAGTGTCTAATCTACATGAGAATCTTGAGAAGGCCCAGGCTGAAGCAGCTTGTCAACTTGATGGCATGAGTACAAAAACAAAAGATCTGGAGAAGACAATCAATCtattgtcttctgaaaagactaAGTTGGAGAAGGATCTGAAAATTATGATTGAAGCATGCACAGAAAACATGTCATTTCTGGCAGGATTTGAAGATAGAGTTACACAAAAAATTTCTGATCATGAGGCAGGACTGAAGGTTCTCCACCAGAGCCTTAGAGGGGCTGTTGGTAGCTGTCAGAGGCTTCAGTACGCATATGATGAGGTGTCCACAAGGGCATCACATCTTGAGATACTTGAGAGGAGTCAGATGGAGCAGATAGATCAGCTAGAGCAGAAAAACACAGAAACTTTGGAGAAACATCGGCTTCTGGAAGAGGAAAAGTTATCTGCAAACAAGGAGAATATTAAGCTACAAAAGCATGTCCAAGACCTTGAAGTTCAGCTCCAGCTAGCAAAGCAGAAGATTAAAGTTACCGAAGCAGAAAGCAAATGCAAAGAAGAGAGATATGCAGCAACAGCGGAAGCGTTGCGGGCAGAGATCTGTCATCTTGAACAATCAGTACAGCAGTTTTCAAGGAGAATCAGCTTGCTGGAAGGAACTCTCCTGCAAATTAAAGGACATGCTGAATCAGGGGTCTCTAAATGGGCATCCAAATTGGATGAGCTAGAAACACTCTTCAGTCAGAATTTTGTGCTCTTCATTGACCGCTCATCTGCATGTAGTGACGAGCTTAAAGCCCTGAGGAAGAAGGTACATGATCATCTTAAGGAACAGAAGGAACTTGCCAATGTGAACAATGAGCTGGCTATTAGGTTGAAAGAGAAAGAAATGGTAGTGTCAGAAATGGCGAAGAGTGCTGCTGAGGCAGAGGCAAAGATGCTCCAGCTCGAGAAGACAGTGGACGAGAAAGAAGACGAGCTAGCAGCTAGAGTGCAGGAGAAGAGAGAAGCCATCAAGCAGCTGAGCGACACCATTGTTTACCACAAGAATTACAGCGATGACCTGGTGCGCTACATCCGCAGTCAGAGTCGCCCTCGCCTCCCGTTCTGCCTTTAA